One Asterias rubens chromosome 1, eAstRub1.3, whole genome shotgun sequence genomic region harbors:
- the LOC117293301 gene encoding nucleolin-like: MVTSTVSLRTGEKHSFSNQIELTNGQITNEKLRESVQGIQKELNDFLTSQVDIAKGSAVNRKTNAGDASQDDDLDESDDDGDDLNDEDQEPSAKEQPTEEPPDKKPKK, encoded by the exons atggtGACATCTACGGTCTCTCTTCGCACTGGTGAAAAGCACAGCTTCAGCAATCAAATTGAACTCACAAATGGTCAGATTACGAACGAGAAATTGAGAGAATCAGTGCAGGGAATCCAGAAGGAGTTAAATGATTTTCTTACCTCACAAGTTGATATTGCAAAAGGCTCAGCAGTCAACCGAAAAACCAACGCTGGAGATGCATCGCAGGATGACGATTTAg ATGAAAGTGACGATGACGGTGATGACCTTAATGATGAAGATCAAGAACCTTCCGCTAAAGAGCAACCAACTGAAGAACCACCTGACAAGAAACCTAAAAAGTAG